In Brevibacillus marinus, the genomic window TGCAGTATCCCGTTGATATAGAGATTATGGTAGCTGTTTTGATCTAAATTAGGGAAGCTGGCAACTGCATTTCCGTTATCGTCTACAAATTGGTCTGCCGGAATCATTAGAGGATTTGTAAGTTGTAAGTCCGAGTTTGGAATAAAGAAAAATCTGCCAACAGTAGGTATGATTCTAATGGTTGGTTCCTGCGGGACTGGTAGACATGGCCCTATACATGGACCGTCGCCAGTACCTGGTCCAGTACCTGGTCCGGTACCCGGCCCCGTACATGGTGCCGTACCCGGTCCCGTGCATGGTGCCGTACCTGGCCCACCTAGCCTTGTGATAACAGTCATGATGATCACTCCTGTTGATTTCTATTACAAGATATGCGGTTTGAAGAAATCGAATATGGGAGAATACGGAGAATTCAAAAAATCCACCGATACACAATTACCACGGCAGGCGAGGGGGGATGGAAGATGAGCACTA contains:
- a CDS encoding DUF4183 domain-containing protein, whose product is MTVITRLGGPGTAPCTGPGTAPCTGPGTGPGTGPGTGDGPCIGPCLPVPQEPTIRIIPTVGRFFFIPNSDLQLTNPLMIPADQFVDDNGNAVASFPNLDQNSYHNLYINGILQEGGSYSVSTNALNINPTTETIYAGTPIILETVQFSIQIIT